The DNA sequence GGGCGGATCGGGTATCGGACGCGCTACGGCCGTGCGCCTGGCATCCGAGGGCGCCACGGTGCTCGCCGCTGACCTCGACGAAGCGGGAATGCGCGAGACGGTGCGGCTAATCGAAAACGCCGGCGGACGCGCGGCCGCGGTACGCGTCGACGTGACAGACGCCGAACAGACGCGGCACATGATGGATACTGCGCTCGCGACCTTCGGCCGTTTCGACATCCTGCACAACAATGCGGGAATCGCCGTCGGGACCCCTCCCTTTCCGCAATGCGACCTCGACCGCTGGCGCCGAGTCCTCGATATCGACCTGCAAGCGGTTATCCTGGGGTGCTTCCTCGCTGGGCCGATGATGCAGCGCGGCGGCGGCGGCGCGATCGTCAACACCGCCTCGATGGCCGGGTTGTATCCGTACGTCGATGATCCTGTCTATGCGGCCGCCAAGGCAGGTGTCGTCAACCTGACTTATTCGCTTGCCCCTTGGGCGCAGCGGTTAAAAGTCCGGGTCAACTGCATCTGCCCGGGCGTCGTCGATACGCCGCTGGTAAGAAAGGCGGTCGAGATTCAGCAAGGTCGTGGGCAGGAGGTGAGCCTGCCCAAGCGGATTCTCAAGCCCGAGCAGATCGCGGACGGAGTGATGCGACTGCTTCGCGACGACACACTTTTCGGGCGGGCGCTTGAAGTCAGGCCTTCAGAGGTGCGTCTGGTAGATGTGCCCGGGCTGCCGAGAAAGAACCCAGCGCTGACATAGAAACGGCGCTGACTGAGGCTATTTCTCAGGCGTACGCCTCGTCAAAACCCAGCGCAGAAAGGCAAACGGCCGAGAGCCTATTCGCCTGAACACTCTTTAGCTAAGTTAGATGTTCCTCGCGGCCAGCCGACGCTGTCGCGCCTGCTGGCCGCGTGAACGTTCAGCTAATTGCCGCGAAGGCTATCAGCAATCTCGCTGGGCTTCATATTTCGCTCGAGGCACCAACGGTCGATTACCTCGGCGTTGAAACGCCAGTCGGTGCCGATGCGGAAGCCCGGAAGCTCGCCGCGCCGCAGCAGCTTGTAGATGGTTGACGGATGCACGCGAAGATAAGCCGACAGCTCCTTCACGGTCATCACGCGGGGCAGATTGTACTTTGCTTCTGTAGCCATTTTTTCTCCAGGTCAGCTTGTTCTCGACACCGCCCCCTTACGGTCAAGAACCACTGCGCTTCTAATATCCTGCTGAATCGGATGCTACCTTAAACTCGCCTTGATTGCAAGCAACGTTCGCAAAACTGCTTGCGCTGGTCAAGAGGTTACTCAAGGGTTAACGTCATCTTTGTCCGCAATTGCCGCTGTACACTGCACTTCCTAACGGATTACTATCCGCAAGCTGATGGTTCGTTCGTAAAGAACGCCTTGCATCGCGTCCCGCTATATCAGGAGGCCACTATATGAAGGCTTATGTCAAGGCGATCAGCGTACCCATGGCGATGGTGCTGTTGACTCTTTCTCGCTCGGCAGGAGCGCAAAACACGCTCGCTATCACAAGTACGGCGTTCGCCGCCGGCGCTTCGATCCCGGTTGCCTATAGCTGCAAAAGCCCAAAGGTTCAGTCACCTCCCCTTGCGTGGAAGGATGTCCCTGCCGATGCAAAAACCCTCGTCCTTATCGTAAAGGATCCCGACGCCCCCAGGGGCACATTCATCCATTGGATCGTCTATAACCTTCCCGCCGGCCTGAGCGGTTTGGACGCCGGGGTGCCCCTAGCCGGGACACTTGCCAACGGCGCGCTCCAGGGCGCCAATAGCCTTGGCCGGCTGGGCTATATGGGTCCGTGTCCACCGCCGGGCAGCGCGCCGCATCATTATCACTTCGAGCTGAACGCGCTAGACACCGCGCTGGACCTGAAACCGGGCGCTACGGCGAACGAGGTGGAAAGCGCCGCGAAGGGTCATATCAAGGCGACCGGCGAGCTTGTCGGCACCTTCGCCAGGTAGCAACGCTACCGGATGGGCGTGCGACGCCGCGCGACGGACGCTAAGCTCGCAAGATGCGGCTTGAAGCCAAATTCGTGACCTCGGCTTTCGGGCCTGAGGGGTACCCACGCTGGGAGCGCGCCGAGGTAGCGATCGCCGGACGCTCCAACGTCGGCAAGAGTTCGATGCTCAACGCGCTCGCGGCATCGAAGAACCTGGCGCGCACCTCGCGCACGCCGGGCCGCACGCGCGCGCTCAATTTTTTCTCGGTGGGCGATGCTCTCGCGATCGTCGATCTGCCGGGCTACGGCTTCGCCAAGATG is a window from the Candidatus Binataceae bacterium genome containing:
- a CDS encoding SDR family oxidoreductase, producing the protein MEIKGKTAVVTGGGSGIGRATAVRLASEGATVLAADLDEAGMRETVRLIENAGGRAAAVRVDVTDAEQTRHMMDTALATFGRFDILHNNAGIAVGTPPFPQCDLDRWRRVLDIDLQAVILGCFLAGPMMQRGGGGAIVNTASMAGLYPYVDDPVYAAAKAGVVNLTYSLAPWAQRLKVRVNCICPGVVDTPLVRKAVEIQQGRGQEVSLPKRILKPEQIADGVMRLLRDDTLFGRALEVRPSEVRLVDVPGLPRKNPALT
- a CDS encoding helix-turn-helix domain-containing protein → MATEAKYNLPRVMTVKELSAYLRVHPSTIYKLLRRGELPGFRIGTDWRFNAEVIDRWCLERNMKPSEIADSLRGN
- a CDS encoding YbhB/YbcL family Raf kinase inhibitor-like protein, whose translation is MKAYVKAISVPMAMVLLTLSRSAGAQNTLAITSTAFAAGASIPVAYSCKSPKVQSPPLAWKDVPADAKTLVLIVKDPDAPRGTFIHWIVYNLPAGLSGLDAGVPLAGTLANGALQGANSLGRLGYMGPCPPPGSAPHHYHFELNALDTALDLKPGATANEVESAAKGHIKATGELVGTFAR